TGGATTTAAAAGTTTATCCATAAATTAATTTATCCCCTCACCCCAATCCTCTCCCTTATAAGGAAAAGGAGAGAAAATCCTTAGTGGGCTTGCGTGGTGGCGGTTGGCGCTGCGTCTGGTTGAGCGACCCCTTCAGGCCCCTTCTTGAGCGCCAACAACAAGCAAATCACGAGCGCGAAGAGACCCAGGCCTTCGATGAGAGCGGCTGGAATAATCATCGACGTCCTCAAAT
Above is a window of Elusimicrobiota bacterium DNA encoding:
- the atpH_2 gene encoding ATP synthase subunit c, with translation MNQTLFLGLGYLAAGFGAGLCLFSAASGISRLASAALDGTARQPEAAGDLRTSMIIPAALIEGLGLFALVICLLLALKKGPEGVAQPDAAPTATTQAH